Sequence from the Kineosporia succinea genome:
GCGCGAGGCCCGTCCCGAACCCGAGCGCCCGTCGGCCGACACTGCCGCCGAGAACGAACCCGCCCCCGAGACGCCCGCGACGGCCACCGATCCCACGCCGCCCGGGCCGGTGAGCCCGGCCGGCGAGGCCGACGCACACGAGGGTGACGCGTCTGCGGCCGCGAACCCCGTGACCGCGAACGCTCTCGCCCCGGAGACCACGAGCGCGGAAGCATCCCCCGCCGAGGCACCCTCCTCCGAGACCACAGCCCCCGGCACCGAGGCGCCCTCTCCCGAGCCCTCGTCCGCACGCATCCCCGACGCCGAGGCCTCGCCGGCCGAGCTGCCCACGTCGAGGGCGCGGGACACCGGGGCCTCGCCCGCGGCGACTCCGAACGCCGCAGCACCGGACGCCGCCCCCGACGAGATCGAGGGCGCGAAACCCACCGAGGTCAGCCCGGCCGAGGAACCCGACGAGCCGAGCGAACCCGAGGAAGCCACCGCCCCCGGAGAATCCCGCACACCGACCCCGGCGCCGGACTCCTCCGCCTCGGCTCGAGAAGCGTCCGACGAGACTCTTTCGGGTTCGGAAAGCACCGGTCCCGAAGCTCCTGGTGCAGCCGCCGAAACGCCGGTCTCCCCCTCGCTCACCTCGCCGGATCCCGAGGCCGAGTCCGACGCCCCGGAGGAGGCCGCTCTCGCGCAGCAGTCCGACGCAGCCGGGGAGTCCGTTGCTTCCGAGAAGGCGGTTCCCGAGGCTCAGACCGCCGCTCCCGAGAGGGCCGACCTCAGCGAAAGGGCCGACCTCACCGAGAAGGCCGACCTCACCGAGCGGGTCGACCCCACCGAGAAGGCCGACCCCACCGAGAAGGCCGACCCCACCGAGAAGGCCGACCCCACCGAGAAGGCCGCCACCGCGCAGCAGTCCGGCGAGCAGGCTGCCGTCGTCTCCGCGCAGACCGCGGCGGCCGCACCGCCTGTTCCCGCTCACCCGGCTGTTCCCGCTCACCCGGCTGTTCCCACCCCATCAGCCGCTGCCCCTCACCCCGCCGTGCCTGCCGCGCACCCCTCTGCACCCATCCCCCCGCAACCGCCGGGCGGGTCCGACGACCGCGGCTCGGCCTTCCGCAAGCCCGACCGCCGCGCCGTTCTCGCGCTGGTCGCGGCGCTCGTGGTCGCCCTGATCACCGTGCTCACGCTGCGACTGGGCGGTGACGACGACGCGGCCGACCCGTCCGCTGCCACCCCCACCCCGAGCGCTGCGGTGAGTGGGGAGGCGGACCCGACCACCACGTCCGCAAGCACCCCGACCGCAACCGAGACCGCCGGTGAGGCGCCCGCCCCCACACAAGCCGCGGACGACCCGACGCCGGACGACACAGCGAGCGACGACGGCGAGACCGAGCCCGACGACGACAACGGCGGCAGCGACAACAGCGACGACGACAACAGCGGCGTCGAGAACGAGAAGCCCTCTCTGCCCTCGAACTTCGGTGTCCGCAAGGACAAGACCGGCTTCCAGGTGGCGGTTCCGAAGAACTGGACCCGCTCGGCCAAGAACAGCAGCGTCTACTTCAGCGATCCCGACAGTGGCGCGTTCCTGCAGGTGGACACCACCACGTCCCCCAAGGCCGATGCTTACACCGACTGGAAGGCCCGCGAGCCCTCGGCCGACCAGCTCTACAGCGGCTACAAGCTGATCAAGCTCAAGCGGGTCGACTACCGCGACTGGAACGCCGCCGACTGGGAGTACACCTGGCAGCCCTCCAGCGGGAAACGCCACGTGCTGAACCGCAACATCCGGGTCAGCGACCAGCGTGCCTACGCCCTGGTGTGGACCACCCCGGCCGGCGACTGGGACTCCCTGCGCGACAACTTCGACGTCGTGCTCGAGAGCTTCCAGTCGGCCGACTGAGAGAAGCGGTCAGAGCCCGTCACGGCGCAGGGCGTCGATGACGGCCTTGACGTCGATCTCGGTGGCGTCGGTGGGAGCCTGCACGGTCTCGGCCTCGGCGTCGATCTTCACGTCGAGGGCGAGACGGGCGTCGGCGGGCGGGTTGTCGAGGAACTGAGCCACGTCGACGTTCACGCCGCTGAGCTTGTCGCCGTCGAGGGTGACGTCGAAAACGACGTCGCGCTCCTTCATCCCGGCGATCTCCTCGCGGAATTCGTCGCCGGTCTCGTCACCGGTGAGCGCGATCAGGTCGTCGGCCACGGCCTGGGCCACCTTCTTGGCGGGCACGGTGACGCGGTAGCCGTCGCCGTTCTGCGCGACCTGGGCGTCGCGGTCGAACGAGGCCTGCAGCGACTGCAGCAGGTCGTAGCTCTTCGAGGAGTCGGGCAGCGCCATCCCGGACAGGTCTTCGAGCAGCTTCTCCTCGCGCAGCACCCCCTCGGTCTTCTTCAGGTCGAGCGAGACCCATGTGCCGTCCAGCAGAGCGTTTCCCGGGCCGGAGATGCTCGCGTCCCAGTCCGCGAAGAGGGTCTTCAGCTCGGCGACGTCGAAATCGTACATCTCGGCGATCTTCTGGGTGTCGGTGCGCAGGTAGGCCATGCTGCCCACGCTGGCCACGTCGAGAAGCGACGCGTCCTGGTACTTCACCGAGGCGGACGACGAGCCGATGCCGTCGGCCAGCGTCTTTCCCTGCGGCGCGCTGACATTGGCGGTGATCGAGCCGTCGAGCACGACGGCGGTCTCCTTCAGGTCGGCGTCGGACTCCCGCTCGTCCTTCGGCAGCGCCGCGTTGATCTTCTGCAGGTCCGGCAGGGTCCCGTCGAGCGTGAACTCCAGACCGACGCCCGACGACGAGGCCAGGTTGCCGAACGCCTGCGAGACCTGCTCTTTCGGCGAGCCCGCGGCACCGGAGGTACCCGCCGAGCCCTGCGCGCCGCAGCCGCTCAGCACCACGGCGGCCGCCAGGCCGCAGCCGGTGAGGGCAATGAATCCAGTTCGCGTGGCCATGATGTCGTCCCGTTCGCTCAGGAGTCCCGGACGGCCGTTCCGTCCCGGTTTCTCCGTGTGCCGGAAACCTATCCGCGGCGCCGCGCCGTCCACGTCCGGCACAAGTCGCACGCCCGGGGTCGTCGAAAGGATGACTCACCGTGGGTGACGACAGGACGGCTCCACATCGACGGACGGCAGCAGGAGCACCGGGCACATCAGCCGCTCGAGCAGATCGGTGACCAGGCCGTTCGCGATGCCCGAGGCATTGCCGAGCACCACCAGACCGGCCTGCGCGGCCCGCTCACGGATCGCGACCGCCGCCGGCTGACGGGCCAGGGTGACGCTCCAGGGGGCGCCGGCGCCGAGGCCGGCCTGCTCGATCAGCGACATCATGTGGTCGGCGGCGCGGCGCATGGCGTGCGAGCGGCTCTCGCCCGGCACCAGGTCGAACGCGTGCAGCAGGTGCAGGGCCCGGCCGCGGCGCTGGCGTTCCTCCTCGGCCGAGCGGATCACCTCGACGCCCCGGTCGCCACCCGGAACGGCCGCGAGAATCGGCTCCCACAGGTTGGTTTCGCCCTCACGGGGAGCCTGGCGGGGACGCGTCTCGAGGCGGCCGGTGGGTACGACGAGCACCGGGGCGACGACGGCCCGCCGCAGCAGGCTGCCGGTCGAGTCGTTCTCGTGCAGGGGGCCGCCGAAACGGTCGGCTCCCCCGAGCACGAGCAGGGACGCGCGGGGCGACGGACGTCCGCCCCGGACGCCGAGGTCACCGAGTTCGCCGAGGTCGTCGAGGTCCAGATGGGCGGTCGTCACCGGCAGGTCAGGATGACGGGAGCGCGCGGCCCGGCCCGCCGCACGCAGACTGCGGCGGGTCTCGGCCTCCGACCAGGCCGGGCCGACGGCGTTCCAGCCGCCGGGCACCCGCAGCGGATTCCCCGGCCCGTGCTCACGGTCGGGCCGGGCGACCGAGACGATGAACAGCGGCAGTTGCCGCAGGTGGGCCTCGTCGGCGGCGACTCGTAAGGGACGCGGGTCGTCCCACCCGGCGTCGAAGCCCAGAATCACCCCGGTAGGCGCGCCGTCGAGAGCGTCCGGCCCGGTCATTCGTGCACCCCCTCGGGACTGTTCGTCCACCGAGACTCGCGCAGCACGTCCCTCGTCGTCAGTGCTGAAAGTCCCGGAGGCACGGGCGATCGGGCCTGATCAGTCGGCGAAGCAGGCCACCGGCAGCGGCACCGTGAGCACCGGCCGCCCGGCCGTGCGCACCAGGCGCGAGGCCACCTCCCCGGCCCTCGTGCCCACCACGATCACCTCCGCGTCAACCTGCTCGGCCACCTCGGCGATCGCGAACGCCGGGCCGCCCCGGAACGCGGTCACCGTCTCCAGCCGGCTCTTGACGCCCTCGCCGAGCAGCCGGGACACGGTCTGCGCCAGCCGCTCACGCAGATCCCGCTCCTCGGGACTCAGCACCATCCGCCCGTTCACCGACCGGGCGACGTGCACCACGGTGAGCTCGTGACCGAGCTCCCGGTTCACCATCGCGCGGGCCACTCCGAAGGCGTGATCGCCGCCCACGGAATCGTCCACCGCCACCAGGACGCGCTCGAACATGACGTTTCTCCTCCGCGACAACGGCTGACCATGACGTACACGGTCACGGTGCGCCCCCTTCACCGGCTTCTCACAGTCCCGAAGGTCCCCCCACCCCCAGGACCCCACTGCCCCGGAGGAGGTCATCACTGCCTCAAGGCCGGTAAAAGCCTTTCCCTCGAACGGGATACGGCCCGGGCCCGGCGGACTGGCCAGGCGCGTCACCACCGGAGTACGGTCTGCCACCTCAGCACAGGAACCGCACAGGAGAGGTCCTTGACCACCAACCGCAGCGTGCTGTCCCGTGAAGACATCATGCGGGGCGCCACCCAGCACTTCCTGAGCCACGCCACGCTCGACATGGACCTCCTGGCGCGCGAGCTGGTGGTCAGCCGGGCCACGCTCTACCGGGCCGTGGGCAGCCGCGACAAACTGCTGGGCGACGTGTTCGGGGCGGTCAGCCGGTGGCTGTTCCAGAACGCCCGCGTCCGGGTCGGGCCGCTGTCCGGGCCCGACGACGTCATCGCGATCACCCGCACCTACCTCGAGATGCTCGAGCAGGCGAACGCGTTCCGCACCTTCCTGCGTGAGGATCCGCAGGTCGCGTCGCGGGTCATCTTCACCACCGCGGGCAACGTCCAGCAGCGCTCGGTGGAGGAGCAGACCGAGATCTTCCGGGAGGCCGGGCTGACCGGCGACGACCTGGGCCGACGGGCGTTCCTCTACGTGCGCATCGTCGAGTCGGTGCTGTTCGCAGAACTGCTCGGCGCCGGCCAGATGTTCCTGGCCGACGCCGAGCCGTCGTTGCGGGCGCTGCTGTTCAGGGCGTGAAGCTCGCGCAGGTGTTGCTGTACTCCGAGGCCTTCGTACCGGCCGAGCCGTCACAGATGAACGTGCGGTACCGCTCGTCGTTGTCCACGAACAGCTTCAGCCAGGAGATGCTGTACTTCGCGATCGTGGTGTTGGACATGTTCGGCGCGAAGTGCGAGGCCCCCGCCAGCTCGAGGTAGGCCTTGCCCGGCGCGTCGGGCAGCGAGCGGTAG
This genomic interval carries:
- a CDS encoding serine/threonine-protein kinase, producing MITPGTPPGADQLLAGRYRLGRLIGRGGMGAVWTGHDEMLNRDVAIKELMPAPGVTQAQRDELTLWMLREARAAGRIDHPSAVTVYDVFQADGRPWIVMQFIDGNTLADAIAEETLTLHSVVTIAVNLIDALRAAHRAGVLHRDVKPANVMLTKSGQAVLTDFGIASMSDETTLSPTGMAVGSPSYMSPERARGDRPSPKCDIWSLGATLFAATEGNPPFRRQTQLLTLTAIVNEEAPPARHAGPLAPAIAAMLTKDPHARPDLQHSRAMLYQAKYELESQLAQAERDEPTAVIAPVTDTPPVARTMVDQRPVTDDMPAPAPVSKPSTADVPVASVPAVTDQPGGKGAVPVPDDEVAPGDEVAPDDEVAPDDEAAPETPASEDRSVDEPKPATTQSPAVDEPPVAATTAAAVAGAGVAGAGVSEKSSTEDAGPEDASPEDAGPEDPAFPDTETLATETSDSDDSETSDSESSGSETSDSSPVPGADPALGADPVPGADPALEADPAPGDEPEAVREARPEPERPSADTAAENEPAPETPATATDPTPPGPVSPAGEADAHEGDASAAANPVTANALAPETTSAEASPAEAPSSETTAPGTEAPSPEPSSARIPDAEASPAELPTSRARDTGASPAATPNAAAPDAAPDEIEGAKPTEVSPAEEPDEPSEPEEATAPGESRTPTPAPDSSASAREASDETLSGSESTGPEAPGAAAETPVSPSLTSPDPEAESDAPEEAALAQQSDAAGESVASEKAVPEAQTAAPERADLSERADLTEKADLTERVDPTEKADPTEKADPTEKADPTEKAATAQQSGEQAAVVSAQTAAAAPPVPAHPAVPAHPAVPTPSAAAPHPAVPAAHPSAPIPPQPPGGSDDRGSAFRKPDRRAVLALVAALVVALITVLTLRLGGDDDAADPSAATPTPSAAVSGEADPTTTSASTPTATETAGEAPAPTQAADDPTPDDTASDDGETEPDDDNGGSDNSDDDNSGVENEKPSLPSNFGVRKDKTGFQVAVPKNWTRSAKNSSVYFSDPDSGAFLQVDTTTSPKADAYTDWKAREPSADQLYSGYKLIKLKRVDYRDWNAADWEYTWQPSSGKRHVLNRNIRVSDQRAYALVWTTPAGDWDSLRDNFDVVLESFQSAD
- a CDS encoding universal stress protein; this encodes MTGPDALDGAPTGVILGFDAGWDDPRPLRVAADEAHLRQLPLFIVSVARPDREHGPGNPLRVPGGWNAVGPAWSEAETRRSLRAAGRAARSRHPDLPVTTAHLDLDDLGELGDLGVRGGRPSPRASLLVLGGADRFGGPLHENDSTGSLLRRAVVAPVLVVPTGRLETRPRQAPREGETNLWEPILAAVPGGDRGVEVIRSAEEERQRRGRALHLLHAFDLVPGESRSHAMRRAADHMMSLIEQAGLGAGAPWSVTLARQPAAVAIRERAAQAGLVVLGNASGIANGLVTDLLERLMCPVLLLPSVDVEPSCRHPR
- a CDS encoding universal stress protein → MFERVLVAVDDSVGGDHAFGVARAMVNRELGHELTVVHVARSVNGRMVLSPEERDLRERLAQTVSRLLGEGVKSRLETVTAFRGGPAFAIAEVAEQVDAEVIVVGTRAGEVASRLVRTAGRPVLTVPLPVACFAD
- a CDS encoding QsdR family transcriptional regulator — protein: MTTNRSVLSREDIMRGATQHFLSHATLDMDLLARELVVSRATLYRAVGSRDKLLGDVFGAVSRWLFQNARVRVGPLSGPDDVIAITRTYLEMLEQANAFRTFLREDPQVASRVIFTTAGNVQQRSVEEQTEIFREAGLTGDDLGRRAFLYVRIVESVLFAELLGAGQMFLADAEPSLRALLFRA